A portion of the Gadus macrocephalus chromosome 10, ASM3116895v1 genome contains these proteins:
- the znf185 gene encoding zinc finger protein 185 isoform X3: MSKEGDRASVFRTTKVRTKLKGDNSWMQRGGQAETDEDEKPWMAEVRARGLDSEQESSPPASPAPATAPVDKPTLEKTPTSGYLIRGVFTKTENKPAPSSKTNGFRTSPSVVRPAPLAPKSSPPAPIEGQLSVEEHEKRTEAASNVLKKSSVRQRSYVLSAAKQFEPTEKEPDTSVNSSLSFVAKRVEITDDDEAEAPAATGPQTIPSISPTPPSPTAPTPAPLPVTTPAPTPLPVTTPAPRPASTPAPTPASLTASDPTPLLASAPAPPPPRRSSPLPYRVPPKLPARPTPQALVKTSVETVAADEEVKAPEPVVVAPEPVAPEPVAPEPVAPEPVAPEPVAPEPVAPEPVEEATSWVVLPQKDAPVVVTSATVEDDDPFKDMKPGCTKGDTPLPTLILEPPTWERELCEIKHSGPLRSVPGPVAQTLVQEESTVCEPLSPNKTSSGGHTLTELSDTLIFFDKRSTSLLDSPIEAVVPEPTSPVSKSLPVDESSLVSTSPVTSPVSKECVVEKPVPEISHCIVMTDDLLALTEGPEESVKLVPSSPGHWSQDLLGGTESLSGPVGNSLDLLAQDVIPINTEEHSLSTDVKQKTQQWEQKFTDTQSPTETFSTTTTEISRTETYPASWGSQGTTTTVSTSSSTDPFDPYPIGTTSPNSSSDPMPPLSAHSIKSSVTLVSNTSPEAELNSGFSESTHALEPLADDVTPSDTDTKSLSSRRSWARTWETDTSTDERQEDVPASRGEDQQTLVTFERKSLENDSPWDRWTSPSVVTVPIEEEEQEEGRETYSEPEPAMDRFQTYSRSVTTEESQQEETPEPKKPFVYVKEYVNATETSLHNALDDAGSGSDVETSSSAGYSYSSPTSYARAASSSTCNYCGDLVGNEAKITIEHLNINCHPDCFKCGVCSRPMGDLIYSMFLHAGVVHCESCYSTLD, translated from the exons ATGTCTAAAG AGGGGGACCGAGCATCTGTATTTCGTACCACCAAGGTGCGCACCAAGTTAAAGGGAGACAACAGCTGGATGCAGCGTGGCGGCCAGGCGGAGACCGACGAGGATGAGAAGCCATG GATGGCTGAGGTCCGAGCCAGAGGTCTGGATTCAGAGCAGGAGTCCAGCCCACCGGCCTCGCCAGCCCCCGCCACGGCGCCCGTCGACAAGCCCACATTAGAAAA aACACCCACGTCAGGTTATTTGATCAG gggtgTTTTTACAAAAACGGAAAACAAGCCCGCTCCCTCCTCAAAGACAAATGGCTTCAG AACCTCCCCGTCCGTTGTGCGCCCGGCCCCGCTGGCCCCCAAATCCAGCCCGCCGGCTCCGATCGAGGGCCAGCTCAGCGTGGAGGAGCATGAGAAGCG TACTGAGGCAGCCAGCAACGTTTTGAAGAAATCCTCGGTCAGACAGCGGTCCTATGTGCTTTCGGCTGCCAAGCAATTTGA GCCTACAGAAAAAGAGCCTGACACCTCAGTAAACAGCAGTCTATCTTTTGTTGCCAAAAG GGTGGAGATAACAGATGACGATGAGGCTGAAGCACCTGCAGCTACTGGACCCCAAACGATCCCTTccatctcccccacccctccctctcccactgctcctacccctgcccctctcccggtcactactc CTGCTCCTACCCCTCTCCCGGtcactactcctgctcctcGCCCAGCCTCTACACCTGCTCCTACCCCGGCTTCTCTCACGGCCTCTGACCCTACTCCTCTGCTGGCCTCTGCCCCCGCTCCTCCGCCACCCCGccgctcttctcctctcccataCCGTGTCCCACCCAAGCTCCCAGCCCGTCCCACACCGCAGGCACT AGTGAAAACGAGTGTGGAAACAGTGGCGGCGGATGAAGAGGTGAAGGCTCCCGAGCCGGTGGTTGTGGCCCCGGAACCCGTGGCCCCCGAACCCGTGGCCCCGGAACCCGTGGCCCCGGAACCCGTGGCCCCGGAACCCGTGGCCCCCGAGCCCGTGGCCCCGGAACCCGTAGAGGAAGCGACCTCCTGGGTGGTGCTCCCCCAGAAGGACGCGCCAGTGGTGGTCACCTCGGCGACGGTAGAGGACGACGACCCGTTCAAGGACATGAAACCTGGGTGCACCAAGGGGGACACCCCGCTCCCCACGCTGATACTGGAGCCCCCGACCTGGGAACGGGAGCTGTGTGAGATCAAGCACTCAGGACCGTTGCGGTCTGTGCCCGGCCCCGTCGCCCAAACCCTGGTCCAGGAAGAATCCACTGTTTGTGAGCCGTTATCCCCGAACAAGACCAG TTCCGGCGGTCACACGCTTACTGAATTGTCCGACACTCTCATTTTCTTCGACAAACGCTCAACGAG TTTATTGGACAGTCCGATTGAAGCTGTCGTGCCTGAACCTACCAGTCCGGTTTCAAAAAG TTTGCCAGTGGATGAGTCATCTTTGGTATCAACAAGCCCTGTTACAAGCCCAGTATCCAAAGAATG TGTTGTGGAGAAACCAGTCCCAGAAATCAGCCACTGCATAGTAATGACCGATGACCTTCTAGCTCTCACCGAAGG GCCTGAGGAGTCGGTCAAACTGGTTCCTTCTAGCCCGGGTCACTGGAGTCAGGATCTGCTTGGTGGAACAGAGAG CCTCTCAGGCCCAGTGGGCAACAGCCTGGACCTCCTCGCCCAAGATGTCATCCCCATTAACACAGAGGAGCACAG CCTGAGCACCGACGTGAAGCAGAAGACACAACAATGGGAACAGAAgtttacagacacacagag CCCAACAGAGACATTCAGCACGACTACTACTGAGataag CAGAACCGAAACCTACCCAGCCTCCTGGGGCTCACAGGGGACAACCACCACAGTCTCCACATCAAG CTCGACTGATCCGTTTGATCCATATCCGATAGGGACCACATCTCCTAACAG CTCTTCTGACCCGATGCCGCCCCTCTCTGCCCATTCCATCAAGAG CTCTGTAACCCTTGTGTCAAACACTTCACCTGAAGCAGAGCTGAACTCAGGATTCAG TGAGAGCACTCATGCCTTGGAGCCCCTGGCAGACGACGTCACCCCGAGCGACACGGACACCAAAAG CCTGAGTTCCCGGCGTTCCTGGGCACGCACATGGGAGACCGACACATCCACTGACGAGAG ACAAGAGGATGTGCCTGCAAGCCGAGGAGAAGATCAACAGACACTGGTCACGTTTGAGAGGAA GTCCCTGGAGAATGACTCCCCATGGGACAGATGGACATCACCCAGTGTCGTTACAGTCcccatagaggaggaggaacaggaagaagGAAG GGAAACATACAGTGAGCCAGAGCCAGCTATGGATCG TTTCCAAACGTACTCCAGGAGCGTGACGACAGAGGAGAGCCAGCAAGAAGAAACACCTGAGCCCAAAAA GCCGTTTGTGTACGTGAAGGAGTACGTTAATGCGACGGAGACGTCTCTGCACAACGCCTTGGACGACGCTGGAAG TGGCTCCGACGTCGAGACATCAAGCTCTGCCGGTTATTCCTACAGCTCGCCCACTTCCTACGCCAG GGCCGCTTCGTCGTCCACCTGTAACTACTGCGGAGATCTTGTGGGAAACGAGGCCAAGATCACCATCGAACATCTCAATATCAACTGCCACCCCGACTGCTTCAAG TGCGGTGTATGCAGTAGGCCTATGGGGGACCTCATCTACAGCATGTTCCTCCATGCCGGTGTGGTCCACTGCGAGAGCTGCTACTCCACCCTGGACTGA
- the znf185 gene encoding zinc finger protein 185 isoform X2, which produces MSKEGDRASVFRTTKVRTKLKGDNSWMQRGGQAETDEDEKPWMAEVRARGLDSEQESSPPASPAPATAPVDKPTLEKTPTSGYLIRGVFTKTENKPAPSSKTNGFRTSPSVVRPAPLAPKSSPPAPIEGQLSVEEHEKRTEAASNVLKKSSVRQRSYVLSAAKQFEPTEKEPDTSVNSSLSFVAKRVEITDDDEAEAPAATGPQTIPSISPTPPSPTAPTPAPLPVTTPAPTPLPVTTPAPRPASTPAPTPASLTASDPTPLLASAPAPPPPRRSSPLPYRVPPKLPARPTPQALVKTSVETVAADEEVKAPEPVVVAPEPVAPEPVAPEPVAPEPVAPEPVAPEPVAPEPVEEATSWVVLPQKDAPVVVTSATVEDDDPFKDMKPGCTKGDTPLPTLILEPPTWERELCEIKHSGPLRSVPGPVAQTLVQEESTVCEPLSPNKTSSGGHTLTELSDTLIFFDKRSTSLLDSPIEAVVPEPTSPVSKSLPVDESSLVSTSPVTSPVSKECVVEKPVPEISHCIVMTDDLLALTEGPEESVKLVPSSPGHWSQDLLGGTESLSGPVGNSLDLLAQDVIPINTEEHSLSTDVKQKTQQWEQKFTDTQSPTETFSTTTTEIRTETYPASWGSQGTTTTVSTSSSTDPFDPYPIGTTSPNSSSDPMPPLSAHSIKSSVTLVSNTSPEAELNSGFSESTHALEPLADDVTPSDTDTKSLSSRRSWARTWETDTSTDERQEDVPASRGEDQQTLVTFERKSLENDSPWDRWTSPSVVTVPIEEEEQEEGSPGGTETHTVTTVTSLRETYSEPEPAMDRFQTYSRSVTTEESQQEETPEPKKPFVYVKEYVNATETSLHNALDDAGSGSDVETSSSAGYSYSSPTSYARAASSSTCNYCGDLVGNEAKITIEHLNINCHPDCFKCGVCSRPMGDLIYSMFLHAGVVHCESCYSTLD; this is translated from the exons ATGTCTAAAG AGGGGGACCGAGCATCTGTATTTCGTACCACCAAGGTGCGCACCAAGTTAAAGGGAGACAACAGCTGGATGCAGCGTGGCGGCCAGGCGGAGACCGACGAGGATGAGAAGCCATG GATGGCTGAGGTCCGAGCCAGAGGTCTGGATTCAGAGCAGGAGTCCAGCCCACCGGCCTCGCCAGCCCCCGCCACGGCGCCCGTCGACAAGCCCACATTAGAAAA aACACCCACGTCAGGTTATTTGATCAG gggtgTTTTTACAAAAACGGAAAACAAGCCCGCTCCCTCCTCAAAGACAAATGGCTTCAG AACCTCCCCGTCCGTTGTGCGCCCGGCCCCGCTGGCCCCCAAATCCAGCCCGCCGGCTCCGATCGAGGGCCAGCTCAGCGTGGAGGAGCATGAGAAGCG TACTGAGGCAGCCAGCAACGTTTTGAAGAAATCCTCGGTCAGACAGCGGTCCTATGTGCTTTCGGCTGCCAAGCAATTTGA GCCTACAGAAAAAGAGCCTGACACCTCAGTAAACAGCAGTCTATCTTTTGTTGCCAAAAG GGTGGAGATAACAGATGACGATGAGGCTGAAGCACCTGCAGCTACTGGACCCCAAACGATCCCTTccatctcccccacccctccctctcccactgctcctacccctgcccctctcccggtcactactc CTGCTCCTACCCCTCTCCCGGtcactactcctgctcctcGCCCAGCCTCTACACCTGCTCCTACCCCGGCTTCTCTCACGGCCTCTGACCCTACTCCTCTGCTGGCCTCTGCCCCCGCTCCTCCGCCACCCCGccgctcttctcctctcccataCCGTGTCCCACCCAAGCTCCCAGCCCGTCCCACACCGCAGGCACT AGTGAAAACGAGTGTGGAAACAGTGGCGGCGGATGAAGAGGTGAAGGCTCCCGAGCCGGTGGTTGTGGCCCCGGAACCCGTGGCCCCCGAACCCGTGGCCCCGGAACCCGTGGCCCCGGAACCCGTGGCCCCGGAACCCGTGGCCCCCGAGCCCGTGGCCCCGGAACCCGTAGAGGAAGCGACCTCCTGGGTGGTGCTCCCCCAGAAGGACGCGCCAGTGGTGGTCACCTCGGCGACGGTAGAGGACGACGACCCGTTCAAGGACATGAAACCTGGGTGCACCAAGGGGGACACCCCGCTCCCCACGCTGATACTGGAGCCCCCGACCTGGGAACGGGAGCTGTGTGAGATCAAGCACTCAGGACCGTTGCGGTCTGTGCCCGGCCCCGTCGCCCAAACCCTGGTCCAGGAAGAATCCACTGTTTGTGAGCCGTTATCCCCGAACAAGACCAG TTCCGGCGGTCACACGCTTACTGAATTGTCCGACACTCTCATTTTCTTCGACAAACGCTCAACGAG TTTATTGGACAGTCCGATTGAAGCTGTCGTGCCTGAACCTACCAGTCCGGTTTCAAAAAG TTTGCCAGTGGATGAGTCATCTTTGGTATCAACAAGCCCTGTTACAAGCCCAGTATCCAAAGAATG TGTTGTGGAGAAACCAGTCCCAGAAATCAGCCACTGCATAGTAATGACCGATGACCTTCTAGCTCTCACCGAAGG GCCTGAGGAGTCGGTCAAACTGGTTCCTTCTAGCCCGGGTCACTGGAGTCAGGATCTGCTTGGTGGAACAGAGAG CCTCTCAGGCCCAGTGGGCAACAGCCTGGACCTCCTCGCCCAAGATGTCATCCCCATTAACACAGAGGAGCACAG CCTGAGCACCGACGTGAAGCAGAAGACACAACAATGGGAACAGAAgtttacagacacacagag CCCAACAGAGACATTCAGCACGACTACTACTGAGataag AACCGAAACCTACCCAGCCTCCTGGGGCTCACAGGGGACAACCACCACAGTCTCCACATCAAG CTCGACTGATCCGTTTGATCCATATCCGATAGGGACCACATCTCCTAACAG CTCTTCTGACCCGATGCCGCCCCTCTCTGCCCATTCCATCAAGAG CTCTGTAACCCTTGTGTCAAACACTTCACCTGAAGCAGAGCTGAACTCAGGATTCAG TGAGAGCACTCATGCCTTGGAGCCCCTGGCAGACGACGTCACCCCGAGCGACACGGACACCAAAAG CCTGAGTTCCCGGCGTTCCTGGGCACGCACATGGGAGACCGACACATCCACTGACGAGAG ACAAGAGGATGTGCCTGCAAGCCGAGGAGAAGATCAACAGACACTGGTCACGTTTGAGAGGAA GTCCCTGGAGAATGACTCCCCATGGGACAGATGGACATCACCCAGTGTCGTTACAGTCcccatagaggaggaggaacaggaagaagGAAG CCCCGGGGGGACGGAAACACACACCGTCACCACCGTCACAAGCCTCAG GGAAACATACAGTGAGCCAGAGCCAGCTATGGATCG TTTCCAAACGTACTCCAGGAGCGTGACGACAGAGGAGAGCCAGCAAGAAGAAACACCTGAGCCCAAAAA GCCGTTTGTGTACGTGAAGGAGTACGTTAATGCGACGGAGACGTCTCTGCACAACGCCTTGGACGACGCTGGAAG TGGCTCCGACGTCGAGACATCAAGCTCTGCCGGTTATTCCTACAGCTCGCCCACTTCCTACGCCAG GGCCGCTTCGTCGTCCACCTGTAACTACTGCGGAGATCTTGTGGGAAACGAGGCCAAGATCACCATCGAACATCTCAATATCAACTGCCACCCCGACTGCTTCAAG TGCGGTGTATGCAGTAGGCCTATGGGGGACCTCATCTACAGCATGTTCCTCCATGCCGGTGTGGTCCACTGCGAGAGCTGCTACTCCACCCTGGACTGA
- the rab9b gene encoding ras-related protein Rab-9B, which yields MSGKSLLLKVILLGDGGVGKSSLMNRYVTDRFDSQSFHTIGVEFLNRDLEVDGRLVTLQIWDTAGQERFKSLRTPFYRGADCCLLTFAVDDVQSFQNLGCWKKEFMYYSDVKDPARFPFVVLGNKVDREEQRQVGLEEARAWCEENSCCPYFETSAKDDTNVAAAFEAAVREVLAAEDQIDHALLGSTIDLHGNRKSTRSSCC from the coding sequence ATGAGCGGGAAGAGCCTGCTGCTGAAGGTGATCCTGCTGGGCGACGGCGGCGTGGGCAAGTCGTCGCTGATGAACCGCTACGTGACGGACCGCTTCGACTCGCAGTCCTTCCACACCATCGGCGTGGAGTTCCTGAACCGGGACCTGGAGGTGGACGGGCGGCTGGTCACCCTGCAGATCTGGGACACGGCGGGCCAGGAGCGCTTCAAGTCCCTGCGCACGCCCTTCTACCGCGGCGCCGACTGCTGCCTGCTCACCTTCGCCGTGGACGACGTGCAGAGCTTCCAGAACCTGGGCTGCTGGAAGAAGGAGTTCATGTACTACTCGGACGTCAAGGACCCCGCCCGCTTCCCCTTCGTGGTGCTGGGCAACAAGGTGGACAGGGAGGAGCAGCGGCAggtgggcctggaggaggcGCGCGCCTGGTGCGAGGAGAACAGCTGCTGCCCCTACTTTGAGACCAGCGCCAAGGACGACACCAACGTGGCGGCGGCCTTCGAGGCGGCGGTGCGCGAGGTGCTGGCCGCAGAGGACCAGATCGACCACGCGCTGCTGGGCAGCACCATCGACCTGCACGGCAACCGCAAGTCCACGCGCTCGTCTTGCTGCTGA
- the znf185 gene encoding zinc finger protein 185 isoform X1: MSKEGDRASVFRTTKVRTKLKGDNSWMQRGGQAETDEDEKPWMAEVRARGLDSEQESSPPASPAPATAPVDKPTLEKTPTSGYLIRGVFTKTENKPAPSSKTNGFRTSPSVVRPAPLAPKSSPPAPIEGQLSVEEHEKRTEAASNVLKKSSVRQRSYVLSAAKQFEPTEKEPDTSVNSSLSFVAKRVEITDDDEAEAPAATGPQTIPSISPTPPSPTAPTPAPLPVTTPAPTPLPVTTPAPRPASTPAPTPASLTASDPTPLLASAPAPPPPRRSSPLPYRVPPKLPARPTPQALVKTSVETVAADEEVKAPEPVVVAPEPVAPEPVAPEPVAPEPVAPEPVAPEPVAPEPVEEATSWVVLPQKDAPVVVTSATVEDDDPFKDMKPGCTKGDTPLPTLILEPPTWERELCEIKHSGPLRSVPGPVAQTLVQEESTVCEPLSPNKTSSGGHTLTELSDTLIFFDKRSTSLLDSPIEAVVPEPTSPVSKSLPVDESSLVSTSPVTSPVSKECVVEKPVPEISHCIVMTDDLLALTEGPEESVKLVPSSPGHWSQDLLGGTESLSGPVGNSLDLLAQDVIPINTEEHSLSTDVKQKTQQWEQKFTDTQSPTETFSTTTTEISRTETYPASWGSQGTTTTVSTSSSTDPFDPYPIGTTSPNSSSDPMPPLSAHSIKSSVTLVSNTSPEAELNSGFSESTHALEPLADDVTPSDTDTKSLSSRRSWARTWETDTSTDERQEDVPASRGEDQQTLVTFERKSLENDSPWDRWTSPSVVTVPIEEEEQEEGSPGGTETHTVTTVTSLRETYSEPEPAMDRFQTYSRSVTTEESQQEETPEPKKPFVYVKEYVNATETSLHNALDDAGSGSDVETSSSAGYSYSSPTSYARAASSSTCNYCGDLVGNEAKITIEHLNINCHPDCFKCGVCSRPMGDLIYSMFLHAGVVHCESCYSTLD, translated from the exons ATGTCTAAAG AGGGGGACCGAGCATCTGTATTTCGTACCACCAAGGTGCGCACCAAGTTAAAGGGAGACAACAGCTGGATGCAGCGTGGCGGCCAGGCGGAGACCGACGAGGATGAGAAGCCATG GATGGCTGAGGTCCGAGCCAGAGGTCTGGATTCAGAGCAGGAGTCCAGCCCACCGGCCTCGCCAGCCCCCGCCACGGCGCCCGTCGACAAGCCCACATTAGAAAA aACACCCACGTCAGGTTATTTGATCAG gggtgTTTTTACAAAAACGGAAAACAAGCCCGCTCCCTCCTCAAAGACAAATGGCTTCAG AACCTCCCCGTCCGTTGTGCGCCCGGCCCCGCTGGCCCCCAAATCCAGCCCGCCGGCTCCGATCGAGGGCCAGCTCAGCGTGGAGGAGCATGAGAAGCG TACTGAGGCAGCCAGCAACGTTTTGAAGAAATCCTCGGTCAGACAGCGGTCCTATGTGCTTTCGGCTGCCAAGCAATTTGA GCCTACAGAAAAAGAGCCTGACACCTCAGTAAACAGCAGTCTATCTTTTGTTGCCAAAAG GGTGGAGATAACAGATGACGATGAGGCTGAAGCACCTGCAGCTACTGGACCCCAAACGATCCCTTccatctcccccacccctccctctcccactgctcctacccctgcccctctcccggtcactactc CTGCTCCTACCCCTCTCCCGGtcactactcctgctcctcGCCCAGCCTCTACACCTGCTCCTACCCCGGCTTCTCTCACGGCCTCTGACCCTACTCCTCTGCTGGCCTCTGCCCCCGCTCCTCCGCCACCCCGccgctcttctcctctcccataCCGTGTCCCACCCAAGCTCCCAGCCCGTCCCACACCGCAGGCACT AGTGAAAACGAGTGTGGAAACAGTGGCGGCGGATGAAGAGGTGAAGGCTCCCGAGCCGGTGGTTGTGGCCCCGGAACCCGTGGCCCCCGAACCCGTGGCCCCGGAACCCGTGGCCCCGGAACCCGTGGCCCCGGAACCCGTGGCCCCCGAGCCCGTGGCCCCGGAACCCGTAGAGGAAGCGACCTCCTGGGTGGTGCTCCCCCAGAAGGACGCGCCAGTGGTGGTCACCTCGGCGACGGTAGAGGACGACGACCCGTTCAAGGACATGAAACCTGGGTGCACCAAGGGGGACACCCCGCTCCCCACGCTGATACTGGAGCCCCCGACCTGGGAACGGGAGCTGTGTGAGATCAAGCACTCAGGACCGTTGCGGTCTGTGCCCGGCCCCGTCGCCCAAACCCTGGTCCAGGAAGAATCCACTGTTTGTGAGCCGTTATCCCCGAACAAGACCAG TTCCGGCGGTCACACGCTTACTGAATTGTCCGACACTCTCATTTTCTTCGACAAACGCTCAACGAG TTTATTGGACAGTCCGATTGAAGCTGTCGTGCCTGAACCTACCAGTCCGGTTTCAAAAAG TTTGCCAGTGGATGAGTCATCTTTGGTATCAACAAGCCCTGTTACAAGCCCAGTATCCAAAGAATG TGTTGTGGAGAAACCAGTCCCAGAAATCAGCCACTGCATAGTAATGACCGATGACCTTCTAGCTCTCACCGAAGG GCCTGAGGAGTCGGTCAAACTGGTTCCTTCTAGCCCGGGTCACTGGAGTCAGGATCTGCTTGGTGGAACAGAGAG CCTCTCAGGCCCAGTGGGCAACAGCCTGGACCTCCTCGCCCAAGATGTCATCCCCATTAACACAGAGGAGCACAG CCTGAGCACCGACGTGAAGCAGAAGACACAACAATGGGAACAGAAgtttacagacacacagag CCCAACAGAGACATTCAGCACGACTACTACTGAGataag CAGAACCGAAACCTACCCAGCCTCCTGGGGCTCACAGGGGACAACCACCACAGTCTCCACATCAAG CTCGACTGATCCGTTTGATCCATATCCGATAGGGACCACATCTCCTAACAG CTCTTCTGACCCGATGCCGCCCCTCTCTGCCCATTCCATCAAGAG CTCTGTAACCCTTGTGTCAAACACTTCACCTGAAGCAGAGCTGAACTCAGGATTCAG TGAGAGCACTCATGCCTTGGAGCCCCTGGCAGACGACGTCACCCCGAGCGACACGGACACCAAAAG CCTGAGTTCCCGGCGTTCCTGGGCACGCACATGGGAGACCGACACATCCACTGACGAGAG ACAAGAGGATGTGCCTGCAAGCCGAGGAGAAGATCAACAGACACTGGTCACGTTTGAGAGGAA GTCCCTGGAGAATGACTCCCCATGGGACAGATGGACATCACCCAGTGTCGTTACAGTCcccatagaggaggaggaacaggaagaagGAAG CCCCGGGGGGACGGAAACACACACCGTCACCACCGTCACAAGCCTCAG GGAAACATACAGTGAGCCAGAGCCAGCTATGGATCG TTTCCAAACGTACTCCAGGAGCGTGACGACAGAGGAGAGCCAGCAAGAAGAAACACCTGAGCCCAAAAA GCCGTTTGTGTACGTGAAGGAGTACGTTAATGCGACGGAGACGTCTCTGCACAACGCCTTGGACGACGCTGGAAG TGGCTCCGACGTCGAGACATCAAGCTCTGCCGGTTATTCCTACAGCTCGCCCACTTCCTACGCCAG GGCCGCTTCGTCGTCCACCTGTAACTACTGCGGAGATCTTGTGGGAAACGAGGCCAAGATCACCATCGAACATCTCAATATCAACTGCCACCCCGACTGCTTCAAG TGCGGTGTATGCAGTAGGCCTATGGGGGACCTCATCTACAGCATGTTCCTCCATGCCGGTGTGGTCCACTGCGAGAGCTGCTACTCCACCCTGGACTGA
- the fut11 gene encoding alpha-(1,3)-fucosyltransferase 11 — translation MMAVRRRLLPCACLGLLGLLCWVLVSGAFSPETEHQMEFMDASELGAFQPQSALSDMEFSAISSYRGPGNKDQRSNKELPILLWWSAGLFPHFPGDTERIDCATSSCMATSNRKVQHHKRTASIIFYGTDFRAYEAPLPRPPHQTWALFHEESPMNNYLLSHGPGIRLFNHTATFSRGSDYPLTLQWLPTLSYLLQPAAVPLREKNLWRAKGLAPVLYMQSHCDVPSDRDRYVRELMKYIEVDSYGKCLNNKALPAELEDTATATGEEPRFMSFVARYKFHLALENGLCSDYMTEKLWRPLHQGCVPVYRGSPSVADWMPNGRAVVLVDDFSSPEELAALLRRLDQDDEAYARYLEYKAPDGGGVANARLLERLEAREWGVNDMSKPNYLNGFECYVCDRENARLAAERAHRRAPQQAPPPPPAKMANNSHMGCPLPRPGYGDIGDVPPDDGWLQIWPLDYWQSLDQAEGLESLIRHNESDPSLLWQHIQNIAVRRARGKH, via the exons ATG ATGGCGGTGAGGAGGAGACTGCTCCCCTGCGCGTGTCTGGGGCTGCTGGGTCTCCTGTGCTGGGTCTTGGTCTCCGGTGCCTTTTCCCCTGAGACGGAGCACCAAATGGAGTTCATGGACGCCAGTGAGCTGGGAGCTTTTCAGCCGCAGAGTGCCCTGTCAGACATGGAGTTCTCAGCCATCAGCTCATACCGTGGCCCTGGCAACAAGGACCAGCGTAGCAACAAGGAGCTACCCATTCTGCTGTGGTGGAGCGCGGGACTCTTCCCCCACTTTCCCGGGGACACGGAGCGCATCGACTGTGCCACTTCTTCGTGCATGGCCACGAGTAATCGCAAG GTCCAGCACCACAAGAGGACGGCTTCCATCATCTTCTACGGGACGGACTTCCGGGCGTACGAGGCGCCGCTCCCCCGGCCGCCCCACCAGACCTGGGCGCTGTTCCACGAGGAGTCGCCCATGAACAACTACCTGCTCTCCCACGGGCCGGGCATCCGCCTGTTCAACCACACGGCCACCTTCAGCCGGGGCTCGGACTACCCGCTGACGCTGCAGTGGCTGCCCACCCTCAGCTACCTGCTGCAGCCCGCCGCCGTGCCACTGCGGGAGAAGAACCTGTGGCGGGCCAAGGGCCTGGCCCCCGTGCTCTACATGCAGTCCCACTGCGACGTGCCCTCGGACCGAGACCGCTACGTCCGGGAGCTCATGAAGTACATCGAG GTGGACTCCTACGGGAAGTGCCTGAACAACAAGGCGCTGCCGGCGGAGCTGGAggacacggccacggccaccgGCGAGGAGCCACGCTTCATGAGCTTCGTGGCGCGCTACAAGTTCCACCTGGCGCTGGAGAACGGCCTGTGCTCCGACTACATGACGGAGAAGCTGTGGCGCCCGCTGCACCAGGGCTGCGTGCCCGTCTACCGGGGCTCGCCGTCGGTGGCCGACTGGATGCCCAACGGCCGCGCCGTGGTGCTGGTCGACGACTTCTCCTCCCCCGAGGAGCTGGCCGCCCTCCTGCGGCGCCTGGACCAGGACGACGAGGCCTACGCCCGCTACCTGGAGTACAAGGCCCccgacggcggcggcgtcgCCAACGCCCGCCTGCTGGAGCGGCTGGAGGCCCGGGAGTGGGGCGTGAACGACATGAGCAAGCCCAACTACCTCAACGGGTTCGAGTGCTACGTGTGCGACCGGGAGAACGCCCGCCTGGCCGCCGAGCGGGCCCATCGGCGGGCGCCGCAGCAGgccccgcctccgccgccgGCCAAGATGGCCAACAACTCCCACATGGGCTGTCCGCTGCCCAGGCCGGGGTACGGAGACATCGGAGACGTCCCGCCTGAtgatgg ATGGTTGCAAATATGGCCCCTGGATTACTGGCAAAGCCTGGACCAAGCAGAAGGTCTGGAGTCTCTGATTAGACATAATGAGTCGGACCCTTCGCTCCTGTGGCAGCACATCCAGAACATCGCTGTGAGGAGAGCCAGAGGGAAGCACTGA